A genomic window from Triticum urartu cultivar G1812 chromosome 7, Tu2.1, whole genome shotgun sequence includes:
- the LOC125522715 gene encoding protein RDM16-like, producing the protein MGINPTKLLRPKRPGFLFIEGGNLSRQAELQRIKNQFGEAQAKEHKVKQAQLAKAKVEVDMNPNLIEIAPGGRPPKQKQKEEIPDIEPWDSKILISATYEDISLEKLNMDKITIYMQHPEPLEPPAEPAPPPPQPLKLTNNEQKKFRTQRRLAMEKDRQEMIRQGLLEPPKPKVKMSNLMKVLGAQATQDPTRMEMEIRAAAAEREQAHVDRNIARKLTPSERREKKERKLLDDPDTLDYFTVCVYRIRDLSHSQTRFKVDMNARDNRLTGAAVTTDGISVVVVEGGVKSIKRYNNLMLNRIDWAAAVGGEDAADEEPVNSCALVWRGSVVKPAFPRWFGVRKCLSEASAKKVFVDAEVPHYWNLAVNFLEDSS; encoded by the exons ATGGGCATCAACCCAACCAAGCTTCTTCGTCCTAAAAGGCCAGGATTCCTGTTTATTGAGGGAGGCAATCTTTCGAGGCAGGCTGAATTGCAGAGGATTAAG AATCAATTTGGTGAAGCACAAGCCAAAGAACATAAAGTAAAGCAAGCTCAACTCGCCAAGGCAAAGGTCGAAGTTGACATGAATCCAAACCTAATTGAAATTGCCCCTGGTGGAAGGCCTCCGAAGCAGAAGCAGAAGGAAGAGATTCCTGACATTGAGCCATG GGACTCAAAAATCCTGATATCTGCCACGTATGAGGACATCTCCTTGGAAAAGCTTAATATGGATAAGATCACCATCTACATGCAACATCCAGAGCCATTGGAACCACCGGCTGAGCCCGCACCACCACCGCCTCAGCCTCTTAAGCTTACTAACAATGAGCAGAAGAAGTTTAGAACACAGAGGCGCCTCGCTATGGAAAAAGATAGGCAAGAAATGATTAGGCAAGGCCTCTTGGAGCCACCAAAGCCCAAGGTCAAGATGAGTAACCTTATGAAAGTACTTGGTGCACAAGCTACACAGGACCCGACACGCATGGAGATGGAAATACGAGCAGCTGCTGCAGAGCGCGAGCAGGCTCATGTCGACCGCAACATTGCCCGCAAACTCACGCCATCTGAGCGCCGTGAGAAGAAGGAGAGGAAGCTTCTTGATGATCCTGACACATTAGACTATTTCACTGTTTGTGTGTACAGAATCAGAGACCTGTCGCACAGTCAGACACGCTTTAAAGTGGACATGAACGCCCGAGACAACCGGTTGACTGGAGCTGCAGTTACCACGGATGGCATAAGTGTTGTGGTTGTGGAAGGAGGGGTGAAGTCGATCAAGAGGTACAATAACCTGATGCTGAACAGGATTGACTGGGCTGCTGCAGTTGGTGGCGAGGATGCCGCTGACGAGGAGCCGGTGAATAGCTGTGCATTAGTATGGCGAGGTAGTGTGGTGAAGCCCGCCTTTCCCAGGTGGTTCGGTGTGCGTAAGTGCCTGAGTGAGGCTTCTGCCAAGAAGGTGTTTGTAGATGCTGAAGTTCCACACTACTGGAACCTGGCTGTTAACTTCCTCGAGGATTCGTCTTGA